AAATGGCCACAAGGGGGGAAAGCTCTGTGAATGGCAAACACAGCTGAGAGGAGAAGAGGGACCCATTGCAGCATGCAGAGTTTTTGACTTCTTCAAGGCAAGTTGTGGGCAGGAAACACAGCGCGTTCCTCTAGATTGTTTATTCTCAAAAAATTACACACATTTCTGTTCATTTAACTCAGAAGGGTAACATACCACAAAGAACCAAGTTACATTTCTTCTCATAATGAACAACATAGGATCGAATACTTAACCAGAGCTATAGGCTGCACACCTGAAAGGAGGAAATGTAAAGCTTCCCGTTTTAAACTGTTCACAGTTCCCCATGACACCTGACGGCTGTGGGTTGCTTAAACTATGGTTAATGTGAACAAGCCCAAAGATCCCAGCATGTTTATTAAGCCAGAGTTTCCTGCAATGGTGAACCATGTGAGTCTAAGTCTAACTTATAATGGGAAAGACAGATACTGTACATCTGAAATAGGCTATTGGGCAGGTATAAGTGCAAATGGCTTCATCTGCAGTCTGAAACAAGACACAAGGAAGAAAAGTGACGGGGGACTGGGCAAGTTACAACTAAGGAACGCCGTCAAACTCAGTTCAAGATGCGTTTTACCCATTCTTCAGCTCCCGGCTTCATAGCTTGTATCCTCGTGCTCCAGAACTTCAAAGTACCTTTCAGTTTTTACCACAACACTCTTGAATCATGTAGTCAGccaacatcattttttaaaaaaaagcttaagcTTAAGGTATCTGGATTGAGATTTTTAGTTACATTATCACTTTACAAATAAAGAGATCAATAACCCTACACCAGCTGTTGGCTGCACCacctgggactggtgggagctggaatccaggtagagatggaggccacaagctccccatccctCAGCCAAGCCAACAAAAAACTTTTTGGGGGTGCCCTTCATCAGGTCTGATGTAGATTAGACTGACAACAGGGCCAGCAAAAATCATAAACAGCAACTCTTGCTGCGTGAAAACACCACAGATTGTGTTATCAGAGGAGTATCGCGTCAGAACAAGGTCAAGAATGGTTCCTCCAAGGCCCTATTGTTCCAAGCGCACGACGATTTTCAGTAATGTCATGATGTACGTTAAATGAGCATTCTGGAATGTGGTTTCCCATGCAATTCTATGTACAAATGTTGCTCAGTTTCACCCAAAGACAGAGCTTAAGCAGCCACAACAATTTTCAGATTTGTAACCCGTTTCCTCTGCcattcccctccctgcccccggCCACAATTACTCGAATATTCTCTTCTTTTAAATTGGAACTTAAATACAGCATCAATTATGATATTTCAGAAGTTAAATTTGTACTGTACTACAATCAATTTTCACAAATCAAATGATTGCTTTATAAAAACCACACATGCTAAATAGCCCAGACTATATCACTTAAATCAGAGTAgccagtatgggggggggggtcttccagatatttagaactacaactcccataatccctggccatgttggctggggctgatgggagttgtagtcagaaaTACTGGAAAACATCATATGGGCTACCCCCAACTTCAGTAACAGGACTGGTAGCCCATTGCTCAAAGTTAAGAAGTCATTCAAGCAATTAATGTTAgaatattattttggactatCCACCCAGAAAAGGTccctttttaaacttaaaaaagtCATATATTTAAGTTCATCGCTGCTTGAGAGTTGGAGATAAGTTCATGAATATTCCTGTTCTATGCATGGGACTAGTCACATGGGGTcacagtcttttttttaaagatgtgcaGTTTTGTAACCAGACTTCGTATCCAAGCATCTGGGAGCATTGAAAGGACACCCACAGCTGGTTGGCCACCTTTTCTGACTTGAAGACTTTATTTAGTGGGTGGAAGAAGCTTCTAGTTCTGACTCAGAAGTTTCTAGCACTCTTGGAGCAGTCTGTTGGGTTGTTTGGGATTCATATCTCATCTCAGTGGGAGTCTCTTCCGATGccctggggaagagagagagagagaagggaggaggggttCACGCCATGCAACCCCTTGACCACTAGCTCACTTACATTTTAAACCAACTTCACTGAAAAGCATAATGTGAAGCAAGATGAACACTGCAGTCATTTAATGCATGTGCAAACCAGCCCTATTTACCCTAACTGATTAGGACAAGTTCATGATAGCTCAAGTGGACACTTAAGCAACTGAAGCAGAAAGCCAGCCCAGTCACCTTCCAGAGCTGCTCTCTTAATGGTGCTAtaagcaggggcgtagcgagggggcgggccgccccgggttccataatggagggggtgacaaattatcaatgaacaattttttgggaaaaaaatttttttgaatttttttttgaaaatttgtttgaatttttttttgaatttttttttaaatgcctgctccgaaggttttatcttactatactagggattatatagctatatatgaaatttcttgcatatcggttaatatcttgaccctcctccaccaaaatagctgttcacacttggctgttttcctatgtcacgaaggctgaaatttcagttcagagaacacttactgttcccaaccctaaccttgtggaaagccatctaattggactttaatttgattttgagatgtttttaggaggtaatttaattattgtttgattttataccaatgttatgtatctgatgttagccaccctgagcccgactttggccggagagggtgggatataaataaaagttttttattattattacttgttattattcctttgtaagaaaatatgaaataacgtaaaaccatttttgcggggggggggatcaatgggggggggtttgacacgaatttttccgcaccgggtaccacctgaccttcccatgcctgggggggggggtcacaattttttttttgcccccgggtaccaatttaccttgctacgcccctggaagCCTACATCTAGGGCACTATTTTTCTGCAGCAAAAGCCCTCATGCCCACCTTATGGGTTTCCTTCCCATGTGCATGAAGCTCTGAAGGGGTTCTGTTGGGAGATGTTGATTAGATCTGAACCTTAATAATGGGTAGAGACAAAGCAGAGCACAAAAGAAACTCACGTCACAGTCAGAAGAGCAGCAGCAAGAAATCCAGCCACTAGGGTGAACGTCAGCACACTCAGGATGGAAGTTATGACTATCATTCCACCACTTCTGCGACCTGGCCAGGTATCAATGGTAGAGGACGGTTTCACTAGGAGAGGAAATGGAGTGTTGTCAGCCTCCTGCACAACCTAGCTATTTAGATGGGACCatgaagtagggttgccatatttcaaacagtgagaaTCCAGACAGAAGTTGttgattttcccggacatttagcCGATTTCTGCCTGGAAGCTGCTTCTGACTTCAGTATTCCAGGCATGTCCACGAAATTGcaggcgtatggcaaccctacaatgaAAGAGCACTTGGGCAAGCAGTAGTTTGTTGCTTTCAACAGGAGGATTCAGTATAACAACCCTGGACGGCCAAACAAGAAATGCCACTCCCATGAAACAtactgttgcacgccaccccaatctctgagcagtgccagattccaggggttgcaggtgcttacccagggttcgtgtttccatttggaatgagggacagaagagactgtggagtctttatgatgtatggtttatttacacatatgtacaacctgaacctacgattgaggggttcacagcatcaccACCCCAGAAGGGTCTTGTTTCTTCCTTagctacagccttggattcaaacagaaatcaggcattGCTTTCAAGTTTTGTTCTGACTCTTTCtctagcttgctgctttacttctagaTCACATTTCTGCCAAACTGTGctctcaactctggcttttgtccttctcaCTTTCTGTGAGTTCCATTTGCCATCTCCcacagagccccttcctttgttcccctgaatggctcatcacccaggctatcacctcagcAGGAAGCTGGCCTGCCTATCCCAAGAATTAGAAGCCTTGGTTAAAGTTTAATACTcactggatccagggattagaggggtcTCAGCATACAGCTTGCTCccgcccccccaacccccctcctCATATTAATACTTACACTTTCTGGTTTTGATTGGTTGCGACCAGAGAGTTTGGTCTTTCATGACACCTGCTGTACTGTCTACAAGGACGTATTTAAACCTGGTAGCGAGAATGCGGAAAAGGCTTTACTGTTCCGATAACAGAAGACAACATCTTAATGCACCAAAACCCTGGCCTCTTACCTGCAGAATCCTCAGCGGAGGTTACAGTTCAGGCATAAGCAATAACCTATTAAGGCACTTGGCGAGCTGCTAGACTTATTATTAAGGCCTGGCTTGAGAATCTGGATCTCTGCTTGAAAGAGATCTTgagatggttcctcccaggctttcttgccttccccaccccctgccacccTCCTTGCCCCAGCCACCTTCGCCCAGAAAACACACCTGAGTCCCTGCTGAGCAAAGGGAGCAAGTGGAGAAGACAGCCTAGGCATCCTTCCTCCTGTCTTCTGCTTTAGAGCAATGCCCTTCCATGACTGCTTTGCAGGAGTTTGTGGCAGAGACACAAATTCCGACACTTTGGTCTCTGCTGAATATTTAATCTAGGGATTAGTATACTAAGCATGTGGACAGTGGAAGAGGGAAGTCTCCTGAACCCGCTTCCTGAGTGcaactccattttttaaaaaaaggcttctaAAAGCAGAGCGTTTCTGCTGGGTGCCGTAGCCCTCCCTACGTTTTGCAAGGAGTATTCTGAATGAAGCCAACCTATGtacaaaatctgctttggagTCTTGGCCTCTACACATGTTTTGGTGATCTACCTCAGGCTATCGCAGGTGACTCAGAGGGCTGCCAAGGGACGGCAGTGAGTGAGGCTCCAGAGTCGTTGGGAAGAGACTCGCTGCAGTCACGGCTAAATGCAGGTCAGCTGGCTCATTTAAAATTTCTACACtgtggacttccggctggcgacgccatagcgggtggtcggggctgcttcggctgcgaggcgcccgatccatcccgggggttaggagccccgcaaccgcaaagcggggctccggttggggtgcgggaagagcgtcccgcaccctgggctccccggctgcgcccacggaggctccgaacccttcccttgccccccctgtaaagggggagtgggggtgaagggacaacggagccgggcttacggggatatgccccaaccgggatgcaaatgcggcgacaaagcccgcggtgagcgtcttagttctacctttgaagaatggagccaaaggaacccggtggtcgtgagtaattaatttgaccagaaactgagcttttggaacgatccggggggaaggagaaaggcagcctgccttcttcccttcgagttaaagaagctaaccaatttgagtaactgctgctacagaactgtttcaatgtacttaaaattgatacatgagactggcaaacttttttcttgggaagtaaattagtggaaaatatctccatttaaagttgcggtatctgcgctccagtttaggaaaatggcgacgaacagagaggcaggagtagaaatctgatacccacttcctccccctctaccagtatgctgggcttcgtccttgaactggtactgaactctggactaacggacgaacagaggctcactgctttgaaggtggaactgctgtacaggaaagtcaaagtcttgtgtgggggtctgaaagagaaccaattgcccacagaggaggcttttaaaacttttaacactttggaagaaagtcttgccaaagagctgagaggatgtctggaaagatggagagaaatgagtgagctacttcggagaagaaactcgccttttgggggtggcagtcccaaggcgacggtaagatttgttatatccagtccccgaggtgtgagctcgggggctagggacagagaattatggtttttacaagaagaaaaggaatgctacaaagaaccggagaagctgagagacgacgagatggacatcctggagctcgtggcaaggagagttttggactgtgcctggatctgtggacgcttggagagggaagctacagggaaattcagtgttgatgccaccaggagaagaataatggacagagggggtgtggggtgaaacactaagtaaaacttgaagtagcctgtcatggaattttgaaataggagggtgaatactgtcaacaatctttctgttttattttttgtttgaatatgaaaggagatattttgagttactatgttattagcagcagtttaaaggatagaagagatagatatgatataaatgattggtgaagattttaatggaagaagaattatgatgagatattactacgatgatgcattgttagttaaatgttgaatatataattgtgtgtaactatataattgaatttgaatttcaggagaaatggttataaaatagattaaggatatgaactcgaaggagaaagggcaggggaagtcaatggtcaagatatggaaatagaaattttctttttaaagaaaagatgcaacaagaaaacttgacactgtttgtatttgttttatcagtgtatttgttttgtatttgtttaattgtaggtgtgggtgtgggtatatgctgttataagaaaaaggtcaataaattcctATATAAAATTTCTACACTGTTTTGAGTATTTAAAAGCAGCTTCGAAaccaaatagaaaattctttccagtagcaccttagagaccaactgagtttgttcttggtatgagctttcgtgtgcatgcacacttcttcagatgcacagaaacggaagtcaccagatccttaaatatagtgagggagtggggaggggtattactcagaagggtggtgggaatgggtgatcaggaatcacaagacagagaaaccagtaggagaacacttcaatctcccaggacattctatgaaagatttcaaagtagctgtcttaatacaaagaaatttcagaaatagactggaaagaaaagtggctgaattgcaactaatcaccaaacttaaaaccatggagaaacctggtctgaacaaagacattggattcttatctcattatacataacaaagccatctttagccatctcaccccttgcctttccctgcaagactaattgcagccgttaagagtcgtcaacaggttttccacacctatcagctgatcacccattcccaccacccttctgagtaatacccctccccactcccccactatatttaaggatctggtgacttctgtttcagtgtatctgaagaagtgtgcatgcacacgaaagctcataccaagaacaaactcagttggtctctaaggtgctactggaaagaattttctattttgttttgactatggcagaccaacacggctacccacctgtaactaaaagcaGCTTGTacaaacaaagcagcagcagggacaATACTGCTGACTTGGGTGCAAAAGAGGTTTGCAAAGGAGAGGGggggccttttttgtggtggtgccccagctttggaattccctccccagggaGGCACCGATGTTCCTCAATCTTTTCAGCATTAGGCCAAGACATTGGTTTTATGACCTCTGTTTTGCTTGTTCATTACCTTGTTTATACTGCTGCACTTAATAGATTAGATATATTGAATTTTTACTGATACAAACTGCCCTGGAATCTCTTGAGTGAAGGGTGATTTAGAATAccgtactttaaaaaaaaaaccaaattaaaagAAGCAGAAGCGAGACAATTAAGAATAAAAGCCACCAAAAGTCTCAGCAAATGTGTTCTAATTGGCTTCCTGAAAAAGCTCATTTTCCAAGCTGGGCACTACACTGAGGGGTCTCAACCTCCCCCTCCAACCATCAACCACCCAATTTCACTTTGTGGGAATACCTGGAAGAGGACTTGGATGCTGATCTTAATTCCAGGAAGACTTATAATTATGCCACCATTCAATTGGATAGAGGTTGTTCTGTCCCTTTCAGATTAGCCTGAGCACTTATGTTTTAAAAACTTTCTTGGGAGAAATCCATACCTGTAGGCTGTATCTTGGGAGAGAGGTGGATTACAAGCGTCTAGAAAATTTGGGTCATACAAACAAGTGGCATCATCGCCAACTCTGACCAGATACTGAGTCATGATGGCAGGTGCTTTGGTGGCGTCCACAACATCAGGCAGCTTGGGAAGCGACGCACAGTTTGGAACATTAAACACCGCAGCTTTGTAAGGCCCCCTTTGTCCTCCACTGCTTTGTTGGAAAGTAGCATCGAGAGGTTTACTGCTATTGTCCATCACAAAGGAACCTGAAGTACTTGCTGCGGCAGAAATGGGCACATGCAAAAAGTTTACATGACAGTTTGTACATGGCACTCACAAGCACTATCTGCTTATTTAAGTAACTGCTAGGCAGTGTTTTTTCTTGTGTCGCTGCAGGAGAGTGGCCAGTGGCCATTTGCCAAAATGACTGTCTACCCATCCCCGCTCCCCATTCCAAACTTTGCCATCCAAGTGGAAATTGATATCTGTAATTGCTTCCGTACAGGAGCCTGTGACAGGGACAGGTTTACTCCAGTTCCAAACAATATAATATCTGCttttggggaccccccccccttaaacaaGGAGAGACACAATAAGCACTCACTTACCGGAGTCCATCATGACATACAGGTATACTTCATAGGCTGCTCCTTTCAGCATGGAGCCATCAAAGACACAGAAGGGCTTCTCCAAAGCAACTGTTGTGAGGGTGGGATTGTTTGTGGCAAATTTGGGGTTTGCAATTTGTGGTCCCAGAGTCTGGCCTTCTAGAGTAAGAAGAAAAATTACTTGCTATTATCTTTGCAACAGTCAATCAAAATTCACTCAGCCTCCCAGGTTCAAGCAAGAAGCTATTGTCCTCTTTGAACTTAGGGAGAGGGGTTCATATACAGTCTCGTAATGTTGGCATGTGTCTGTCTTGAAGCTTTCTGTTCCATTCTTTAGCTCAAGCATGCACCCCACTTCTACTTTAAAACCATATATTTTTATGGTGGCAGTGCTGCTATGGCAACCCACATCAGAACAGACAGTGACTCAGCAGTAGgtcctgacccaccagttgaagacccaTGCCATAGGCACCAGTattcacatgttgttgttgttcagtcgtatctgactctttgtgaccccatggaccagaacacgccaggcacgcctatccttcactgcctc
The sequence above is drawn from the Lacerta agilis isolate rLacAgi1 chromosome 5, rLacAgi1.pri, whole genome shotgun sequence genome and encodes:
- the UPK3A gene encoding uroplakin-3a — its product is MWAFWLRLISCCLWQLCIEGQTLGPQIANPKFATNNPTLTTVALEKPFCVFDGSMLKGAAYEVYLYVMMDSASTSGSFVMDNSSKPLDATFQQSSGGQRGPYKAAVFNVPNCASLPKLPDVVDATKAPAIMTQYLVRVGDDATCLYDPNFLDACNPPLSQDTAYRFKYVLVDSTAGVMKDQTLWSQPIKTRKLKPSSTIDTWPGRRSGGMIVITSILSVLTFTLVAGFLAAALLTVTASEETPTEMRYESQTTQQTAPRVLETSESELEASSTH